One genomic segment of Catalinimonas alkaloidigena includes these proteins:
- the eboE gene encoding metabolite traffic protein EboE: MKLNKQYQLTYCTNIHPGEDWDSVMQTLDIYVPRIKAALSPDEHFGIGLRLSRQAADQLKNAHHLATFKNWLAAHDCYVFTMNGFPYGGFHRQRVKDEVHQPDWTTEARYEYTRNLFHILSELLPDAMDGGISTSPISYKYWHKNEKKVEAAMEKGVKYLSKLAWQLYEIRKQHGQFLHLDIEPEPDGLLEDTETTVHFYQEHLLPQGIQYLEEKHGMKAEEAEECLREHIRVCYDVCHFAVMYEEPATVFQRFEREDIRIGKVQISAALKANLPQNSAERKLTEQAFQHLSESTYLHQVVAANQNGTRQQYPDLPDALEQINDSQYQEWRTHFHVPVFLENYGLLQSTQDDVLKTFQYLQSHPVTHHLEVETYTWEVLPEEIRIELGESIARELQWVRENFEQA, translated from the coding sequence ATGAAACTGAATAAGCAGTACCAGCTTACCTATTGTACTAATATTCATCCGGGCGAAGACTGGGATAGCGTCATGCAGACCCTGGATATTTATGTGCCCAGAATCAAAGCAGCCCTTTCTCCTGATGAGCATTTTGGCATTGGCTTACGTCTCTCGCGACAGGCAGCTGACCAGTTAAAAAATGCCCATCATCTGGCAACTTTTAAAAACTGGCTGGCAGCCCATGATTGTTATGTCTTTACCATGAACGGCTTTCCCTACGGAGGCTTTCATCGTCAGCGAGTGAAGGATGAGGTGCATCAGCCCGATTGGACTACCGAAGCACGTTATGAATACACCCGCAATCTTTTTCATATTCTAAGCGAACTCCTGCCCGATGCGATGGACGGCGGTATCTCTACTTCACCTATTTCCTACAAATACTGGCACAAGAATGAGAAAAAAGTCGAGGCGGCTATGGAAAAAGGTGTAAAATATCTGAGCAAGCTTGCCTGGCAACTGTACGAAATCAGAAAGCAGCATGGTCAGTTTCTCCATCTGGATATTGAGCCCGAGCCGGATGGGCTGCTGGAAGATACCGAAACCACGGTGCATTTTTATCAGGAACACCTGCTCCCGCAAGGGATTCAATATTTGGAAGAGAAGCATGGAATGAAGGCTGAAGAAGCAGAAGAATGTCTGCGGGAGCATATTCGTGTCTGCTATGATGTATGTCATTTTGCCGTCATGTATGAAGAGCCAGCGACAGTATTTCAGCGCTTTGAGCGAGAAGACATACGTATCGGAAAAGTGCAAATCAGTGCAGCATTAAAAGCAAACCTCCCACAAAACTCAGCAGAACGTAAACTGACCGAGCAGGCTTTTCAGCATTTATCAGAATCTACTTATTTACATCAGGTAGTAGCCGCCAATCAGAATGGTACTCGCCAGCAGTATCCTGACCTGCCAGATGCCCTGGAGCAAATCAACGATTCTCAGTATCAGGAATGGAGAACACATTTTCACGTGCCGGTATTTTTAGAAAACTATGGTTTATTACAGTCTACCCAGGATGATGTGCTGAAGACTTTTCAGTACCTGCAAAGCCACCCGGTCACGCACCATCTGGAGGTAGAAACTTATACCTGGGAAGTTTTACCTGAAGAAATACGTATAGAGTTGGGTGAATCTATCGCTCGGGAACTACAGTGGGTAAGAGAAAATTTTGAGCAGGCATGA
- a CDS encoding alkaline phosphatase family protein produces MKKTVVINVVALSPRLIGGHTPFLKQWRDKGRQISIDPVLPAVTCSSQYTYLTGKYPEEHGIVGNGWYFKDECEIKFWRQSNHLVQAPKIWEEAKKADPDFTCANMFWWYNMYSSADYSVTPRPLYPSDGRKLPDIYSYPMDMRDRLQQELGQFPLFSFWGPNANISSTRWIADASKKVEEWHNPTLTLIYLPHLDYNLQRCGIDFSKIAKDLNEIDEVCKDLITFYEARGAEVVLLSEYGITDVNHPIHINRALRKKGWITIKEELGLERLDAGASRAFAVVDHQLAHVYVNDKSIMAEVKQLLEDLPGVELVLDEEGKNQYHINHDRAGDFVVGADKNSWFSYYYWLDDKKAPDFARTVDIHQKPGYDPVEVFADPDIKFLKAKVGMKLLKKKLGFRYLMDVIPLDATLVRGSHGRIPESVEDRPLLISQDKNLLAEEHIAPTEVYDVMMQHLQK; encoded by the coding sequence ATGAAGAAAACTGTTGTCATCAATGTAGTAGCCCTCTCCCCCCGCCTTATCGGTGGACATACACCATTTCTGAAGCAGTGGAGAGACAAGGGCAGGCAAATATCTATTGACCCGGTGCTGCCAGCAGTTACCTGTAGCTCGCAGTACACCTATCTGACCGGGAAGTATCCCGAAGAGCATGGTATCGTGGGTAATGGCTGGTACTTTAAGGACGAATGTGAAATCAAGTTCTGGCGGCAGTCTAATCATCTGGTACAGGCGCCTAAAATCTGGGAAGAGGCGAAAAAAGCAGATCCCGATTTTACCTGTGCCAATATGTTTTGGTGGTACAATATGTACTCCAGCGCGGATTATTCAGTAACCCCCCGCCCCCTTTACCCTTCCGACGGACGCAAGCTACCGGATATCTATTCGTACCCTATGGATATGCGTGATCGCCTGCAGCAGGAGCTGGGCCAGTTTCCTCTCTTTAGCTTCTGGGGACCCAATGCCAATATCAGCTCCACCCGCTGGATAGCTGATGCCAGCAAGAAAGTAGAAGAATGGCATAACCCTACCCTTACACTCATCTACCTGCCTCATCTGGATTATAACCTACAGCGCTGCGGTATTGATTTCAGCAAAATTGCCAAAGATTTAAATGAGATTGATGAGGTATGTAAAGACCTGATTACTTTCTATGAAGCTCGAGGGGCGGAGGTTGTGTTGCTCTCAGAATATGGCATTACGGATGTGAACCATCCAATACATATTAACCGTGCATTGCGTAAGAAAGGATGGATTACCATCAAAGAAGAACTCGGTCTGGAAAGGCTGGACGCAGGCGCCAGTCGTGCATTTGCTGTAGTAGATCACCAGCTGGCCCATGTGTATGTCAATGATAAAAGTATTATGGCAGAAGTAAAGCAACTGCTGGAAGATCTACCCGGTGTAGAGCTGGTACTGGATGAGGAAGGGAAAAACCAATACCATATCAATCACGATCGTGCCGGTGATTTTGTGGTCGGAGCTGATAAAAATTCCTGGTTTAGCTATTATTACTGGCTGGACGATAAAAAGGCCCCTGACTTTGCCCGTACCGTAGATATTCACCAGAAACCCGGTTACGATCCGGTAGAAGTATTTGCTGATCCTGACATCAAATTTCTGAAAGCGAAAGTAGGAATGAAGCTGCTGAAGAAAAAGCTGGGCTTCCGCTATTTGATGGATGTGATTCCTCTGGATGCTACATTAGTCAGGGGCTCGCATGGCCGTATTCCTGAATCAGTAGAAGACCGTCCTTTGTTAATTAGCCAGGATAAAAACTTATTAGCTGAAGAGCATATAGCTCCTACCGAGGTGTACGACGTAATGATGCAACACTTACAAAAATAA
- a CDS encoding ferritin-like domain-containing protein — MEEHKRSVNILNELLEKNYDAEKGYRSAAENVKNSRLANFLLQNADIRQGFAIDIAEEILDLGGKPVSDTSIMSELHRAWINFKSEITAENDEDAVLKECIRGEEAALKDYNKALRSKSLDDSTEVLLEEQRAQIALAISELESLEEEAGAGEIL, encoded by the coding sequence ATCCTTAATGAATTGCTGGAAAAAAACTACGATGCTGAGAAAGGCTATCGTAGCGCGGCAGAAAATGTGAAAAATTCTCGTCTGGCTAATTTTTTACTCCAGAATGCAGACATACGGCAAGGTTTTGCTATAGATATCGCTGAAGAAATTCTGGACCTGGGCGGAAAGCCTGTCTCTGACACCAGCATCATGAGCGAACTGCATAGGGCATGGATCAACTTCAAGTCTGAGATTACCGCAGAAAATGATGAAGACGCTGTTCTCAAAGAGTGTATACGAGGTGAGGAGGCTGCACTAAAGGACTACAATAAAGCTTTGAGGAGTAAGAGTCTTGATGATTCTACGGAAGTACTGCTGGAAGAGCAGCGCGCACAGATTGCACTCGCTATCAGCGAACTGGAAAGCCTGGAAGAAGAAGCAGGGGCGGGGGAGATATTATAA